The following proteins are co-located in the Dromiciops gliroides isolate mDroGli1 chromosome 2, mDroGli1.pri, whole genome shotgun sequence genome:
- the LOC122739498 gene encoding transcription initiation factor TFIID subunit 5-like produces MAKPQGQRVPSLLRAHLHSHVQCWLPCLSSEGLEELESVQMRAASKGSTSGSCPGGFMYLGEDLGITRKMAASVPDTMTSLVSEEHDNRAATPDSLAESSGTIPCPWTVCSPWVPMDPSPNLSFAIEACLLIQGWKAREQRACHPYTVTGRRQRPQTSAPQGREAWSPESIRILLDVWASPDIQAMRETRKKLRVIYKAIAKRLYKEGVQRCWRQCREMMLALEDLYWCIQEANQKRQGDPIPCPFHEGLERVLPFTQRWHGGPEPEVPDAEPTGYEASGTNEYNSHYQPQDIPSDIGSSENLEDEGADLPRGNSFPDPHLNNMYQEEQAPAPAPAAAEGIAAHDRRTLLAVLQFLRQSNLLESEEILRREAGLLEKEAGAGAPGEVDGLGAKATSTLLSVVSGASPATAGPGAPEPAPATVAGVAVEDQPDVSAVLSAYNQQGDPAMYEEYYSGLKHFIECSLDCHRAELSQLFYPLFVHMYLELVYNQHENEAKSFFEKFHGDQECYYQDDLRMLSSFTKKEHMKGNETLLDFRTSKFVLRVSRDSYQLLKRHLQEKQNNQIWNIVQEHLYIDIFDGRPRSKQQIDAVVGSLPGEAQREANKAKVFFGLLNEPEIEVPLDEDEEGENEEGKPPKKRPKKDSMGSKSKKQDPNAPPQNRIPLPELKDSDKLDKIMNMKETTKRLRLGPDCLPSICFYTFLNAYQGLTAVDIADDSSLIAGGFADSTVRVWSVTPQKLRSLKTATDLSLVDKESDDVLERIMDEKTASESKILHGHSGPVYGASFSPDRNYLLSSSEDGTVRLWSLQTFTCLVGYKGHNYPVWDTQFSPYGYYFVSGGHDRVARLWATDHYQPLRIFVGHLADVNCTRFHPNSNYVATGSADRTVRLWDVSNGNCVRIFTGHKGPIHSLAFSPNGRFLATGATDGRVLLWDIGHGLMVGELKGHTNTVFSLKFSRDGEILASGSMDNTVRLWDAVKAFEDLETHDFTTATGHINLPENSQDLWLGTYTTKSTPVLHLHFTRRNLVLAAGAYSPQ; encoded by the exons ATGGCCAAGCCCCAAGGGCAGAGGGTGCCCTCCCTGCTCAGAGCTCATTTGCACTCACATGTTCAGTGCTGGCTACCATGTTTGAGCTCTGAGGGCCTTGAAGAGCTGGAGAGTGTGCAGATGAGGGCAGCCAGCAAGGGCAGCACCTCAGGCTCCTGTCCTGGGGGTTTTATGTACCTTGGAGAAGACTTGGG AATCACCAGGAAAATGGCCGCCAGTGTGCCTGACACAATGACTTCTTTGGTTTCTGAGGAGCATGACAATAGAGCAGCAACACCAGACTCTCTGGCAGAATCTTCAGGTACCATCCCCTGCCCTTGGACAGTCTGCTCTCCTTGGGTCCCAATGGATCCTTCCCCCAACCTCAGCTTTGCCATCGAGGCCTGCCTCCTCATCCAAGGATGGAAGGCCAGGGAGCAGAGGGCTTGCCATCCCTACACTG TCACTGGAAGAAGGCAGAGGCCTCAGACTTCTGCACCCCAAGGGCGGGAGGCTTGGAGCCCAGAGTCCATTAGAATTCTACTGGATGTGTGGGCCTCCCCTGATATCCAGGCTAtgagggaaaccaggaagaagCTACGAGTGATCTATAAGGCTATAGCCAAACGTTTGTACAAGGAGGGTGTGCAGAGATGCTGGAGGCAGTGTCGAGAAATGATGCTGGCTCTGGAAGACTTATACTGGTGTATCCAGGAGGCCAACCAGAAAAGGCAGGGGGACCCCATCCCCTGCCCATTCCATGAGGGCTTGGAAAGAGTCCTGCCCTTCACCCAACGGTGGCATGGAGGTCCTGAGCCTGAAGTCCCTGATGCTGAGCCCACAGGCTATGAAGCCTCAG GGACAAATGAGTACAACTCCCATTATCAACCCCAGGACATCCCTTCAGATATTGGTTCTTCTGAGAATTTGGAAGATGAAGGGGCAGATCTACCCCGGGGGAATTCTTTCCCTGATCCCCATCTGAACAACATGTACCAGGAAGAGCAA gctccggctccggctccggcagCTGCCGAGGGCATCGCCGCTCACGACAGGCGGACCCTGCTGGCTGTGCTGCAGTTCCTGAGGCAGAGCAACCTGCTGGAGTCCGAGGAGATCCTGCGGCGCGAGGCTGGGCTGCTAGAGAAGGAGGCAGGAGCCGGCGCCCCGGGGGAGGTGGACGGGCTGGGGGCCAAGGCCACCAGCACGCTCCTGAGCGTGGTCTCCGGCGCCTCCCCCGCAACTGCGGGCCCCGGAGCCCCGGAACCCGCCCCGGCCACAGTTGCAGGAGTTGCAGTAGAAGACCAACCTGATGTCAGTGCAGTGTTGTCTGCCTACAACCAGCAAGGGGATCCGGCAATGTATGAAGAGTACTACAGTGGCCTGAAACATTTTATTGAATGTTCCCTGGACTGTCATCGAGCAGAATTATCTCAGTTATTTTATCCTCTCTTTGTACATATGTACTTGGAATTGGTCTACAATCAGCATGAAAATGAAGCCAAATCATTCTTTGAGAAGTTTCACGGTGATCAGGAATGTTACTATCAGGACGATCTGCGAATGTTATCTAGCTTTACCAAAAAGGAGCACATGAAAGGGAATGAGACCTTGTTGGATTTTCGAACAAGTAAATTTGTTTTGCGCGTTTCCCGAGACTCTTATCAACTCTTGAAAAGACACCTCCAGGAGAAACAGAACAACCAAATATGGAACATAGTCCAGGAGCACCTGTACATTGACATCTTCGATGGGAGGCCTCGGAGTAAGCAACAGATAGACGCTGTGGTGGGAAGTTTGCCcggagaggcacagagagaggccAATAAGGCCAAGGTGTTTTTTGGCTTGTTAAATGAACCAGAAATTGAAGTTCCTttggatgaagatgaagaaggggagaatgaggaaggaaagccCCCCAAAAAGAGACCTAAAAAGGATAGCATGGGATCTAAGAGCAAAAAACAAGATCCGAATGCGCCACCTCAAAACAGAATTCCTCTTCCTGAATTGAAAGATTCAGATAAATTGGATAAGATCATGAACATGAAAGAAACCACAAAACGGCTACGCCTTGGTCCGGACTGTTTACCTTCCATCTGTTTCTATACATTCCTTAATGCCTATCAGGGTCTCACTGCAGTTGATATTGCTGACGATTCCAGTCTGATTGCAGGAGGTTTTGCTGACTCTACTGTCAGAGTGTGGTCTGTGACTCCCCAAAAGCTTCGCAGTCTGAAGACTGCGACAGACCTCAGCCTTGTAGACAAAGAATCAGATGATGTTTTAGAAAGAATCATGGATGAAAAAACAGCAAGTGAATCGAAGATTCTACATGGGCACAGTGGGCCTGTTTATGGGGCAAGCTTCAGTCCTGACAGAAACTACCTACTTTCCTCCTCAGAAGATGGCACCGTCAGGCTATGGAGTCTTCAGACATTCACTTGTTTGGTAGGCTACAAAGGACACAACTATCCAGTGTGGGACACACAGTTTTCTCCATATGGATACTATTTTGTATCAGGAGGACATGACAGGGTAGCCCGGCTGTGGGCTACCGATCATTATCAGCCTTTACGAATATTTGTTGGCCACCTTGCTGATGTGAACTGTACACGATTTCATCCAAACTCGAACTATGTTGCTACGGGTTCAGCTGACAGAACAGTAAGGCTGTGGGATGTCTCGAATGGGAACTGTGTAAGGATCTTCACGGGACATAAGGGACCGATTCATTCTTTGGCATTTTCTCCCAATGGGAGATTCCTGGCTACTGGAGCCACAGACGGCAGGGTACTTCTTTGGGATATTGGACATGGCCTGATGGTTGGAGAATTAAAAGGCCATACAAATACAGTATTTTCCCTTAAGTTTAGTAGAGATGGAGAAATCTTAGCATCAGGGTCAATGGATAATACAGTTCGTTTGTGGGATGCTGTAAAAGCATTTGAAGACCTAGAGACCCATGACTTTACTACAGCCACTGGACATATAAACTTGCCTGAAAATTCACAGGATTTATGGTTAGGAACCTATACGACCAAGTCAACACCAGTTTTGCACCTCCATTTTACTAGAAGAAACTTGGTTTTAGCTGCAGGAGCTTATAGTCCACAATAA